Proteins from a single region of Palaemon carinicauda isolate YSFRI2023 chromosome 32, ASM3689809v2, whole genome shotgun sequence:
- the LOC137625629 gene encoding uncharacterized protein has translation MAESSLVQEHLNAIYCKWKFTPARAPWFGAIWERLIGLLKTCLKKVIGQAFLSFSELSCVVTEIEAIINDRPLSYTSGDLDQLDILMPNYFILGRRLRSFPREVIDWEDETKDPLYGENKDVGKRFLYITKKCDDLWKRWERNYLTSLRETHWVGIKHESWPKMGDVVLINDEGPRSRWKLGQIVKLHVGLDDVLRVVTLKTPQGQVMRPVVKLYPL, from the coding sequence atggcAGAAAGTTCCTTAGTACAAGAACACCTGAATGCTATCTATTGTAAATGGAAGTTCACACCAGCCAGAGCACCATGGTTTGGAGCTATATGGGAAAGATTGATTGGTCTTTTGAAAACATGTCTAAAGAAAGTAATAGGTCAGGCCTTTCTCAGCTTtagtgaactttcctgtgttgtgaCTGAAATTGAAGCAATTATTAATGACAGACCCTTAAGTTATACTTCGGGAGATCTAGACCAGTTGGATATTCTGATGCccaattattttattttaggaCGTAGATTGAGATCTTTCCCCAGGGAAGTCATAGATTGGGAAGATGAAACTAAGGACCCTCTGTATGGTGAAAATAAGGATGTTGGAAAGCGATTTTTGTACATTACAAAAAAATGTGATGACCTGTGGAAAAGGTGGGAGAGAAATTATTTAACTTCTCTCAGAGAAACTCATTGGGTAGGAATCAAACACGAATCTTGGCCCAAAATgggagatgttgtgttgataaacGATGAAGGACCGAGAAGTCGTTGGAAGCTCGGCCAAATTGTCAAATTACACGTGGGACTGGATGATGTCTTGCGCGTAGTTACTTTAAAAACCCCACAGGGTCAAGTAATGAGACCTGTTGTCAAGCTATATCCTTTGTAa